Proteins encoded within one genomic window of Triticum aestivum cultivar Chinese Spring chromosome 2D, IWGSC CS RefSeq v2.1, whole genome shotgun sequence:
- the LOC123054554 gene encoding uncharacterized protein isoform X1, whose amino-acid sequence MTQNDRTLKLKPLEIETQTLLKSRQRCRANGMLLDQYSTGDVVACSSKLPLVYHLLFCLSSRRVTTGSSWQGKHSMDLKALILKEGNYSKVNQPLGLLRKTPSDFKVARSNSKISTNARGIPATNARAKGKDNEAAINRLKSY is encoded by the exons ATGACGCAAAATGATCGTACACTGAAACTGAAGCCTTTGGAAATTGAAACACAAACCTTACTTAAGAGCAGGCAAAGGTGCAGAGCCAACGGCATGCTCTTGGATCAATATTCTACAG GTGATGTTGTTGCCTGCTCTTCTAAACTGCCGCTTGTTTATCATTTGCTGTTTTGCTTATCAAG CAGGAGGGTAACTACTGGAAGCAGTTGGCAAGGCAAGCATTCAATGGATCTCAAAGCGTTGATCCTGAAGGAAGGTAACTACTCAAAG GTGAACCAACCCCTTGGACTGCTGCGAAAAACACCATCAGATTTCAAAGTAGCCCGGTCTAATTCAAAAATTTCCACTAACGCAAGAGGGATTCCTGCGACTAACGCTAGAGCAAAGGGAAAGGACAATGAAGCAGCAATAAACAGATTGAAGAGCTATTAG
- the LOC123054554 gene encoding uncharacterized protein isoform X2: MTQNDRTLKLKPLEIETQTLLKSRQRCRANGMLLDQYSTGDVVACSSKLPLVYHLLFCLSRRVTTGSSWQGKHSMDLKALILKEGNYSKVNQPLGLLRKTPSDFKVARSNSKISTNARGIPATNARAKGKDNEAAINRLKSY; this comes from the exons ATGACGCAAAATGATCGTACACTGAAACTGAAGCCTTTGGAAATTGAAACACAAACCTTACTTAAGAGCAGGCAAAGGTGCAGAGCCAACGGCATGCTCTTGGATCAATATTCTACAG GTGATGTTGTTGCCTGCTCTTCTAAACTGCCGCTTGTTTATCATTTGCTGTTTTGCTTATCAAG GAGGGTAACTACTGGAAGCAGTTGGCAAGGCAAGCATTCAATGGATCTCAAAGCGTTGATCCTGAAGGAAGGTAACTACTCAAAG GTGAACCAACCCCTTGGACTGCTGCGAAAAACACCATCAGATTTCAAAGTAGCCCGGTCTAATTCAAAAATTTCCACTAACGCAAGAGGGATTCCTGCGACTAACGCTAGAGCAAAGGGAAAGGACAATGAAGCAGCAATAAACAGATTGAAGAGCTATTAG